One Janthinobacterium sp. TB1-E2 genomic region harbors:
- a CDS encoding urease subunit beta has translation MTPGEYQLEEGEISLNAGRATATVVVANRGDRPIQVGSHFHFFEVNPALAFERWRAYGMRLNITAGTAVRFEPGQQRTVELVALAGERKVYGFNGEVMGELQDTPPGKD, from the coding sequence ATGACCCCAGGCGAATACCAATTGGAAGAAGGCGAAATCAGCTTGAATGCCGGGCGCGCCACGGCCACCGTGGTGGTGGCCAACCGGGGCGACCGGCCGATACAGGTCGGCTCGCACTTCCATTTTTTTGAAGTCAATCCGGCGCTGGCTTTCGAGCGCTGGCGCGCCTACGGCATGCGCCTGAACATCACGGCCGGCACGGCCGTGCGCTTCGAGCCGGGCCAGCAGCGCACCGTGGAACTGGTGGCGCTGGCGGGCGAGCGCAAGGTCTACGGCTTCAATGGCGAAGTGATGGGCGAACTGCAAGACACACCACCGGGAAAGGATTGA
- the ureG gene encoding urease accessory protein UreG, producing the protein MTSITSNPLRVGIGGPVGSGKTALCEMLCKGMRERYDMAVITNDIYTKEDMEILLRADALPAERLMGVETGGCPHTAIREDASINLEAIARMQADFPNLDLILVESGGDNLAATFSPELSDLTIYVIDVAGGEKIPRKGGPGITRSDLLIINKTDLAPYVGANLDIMAQDAQRMRGARPFVFTNLRSGDGVQVVIDFIREQGLLDQPGKELQ; encoded by the coding sequence ATGACATCGATCACCTCCAATCCGCTGCGCGTGGGCATCGGCGGGCCCGTCGGCTCGGGCAAGACGGCCCTGTGCGAAATGCTGTGCAAGGGCATGCGCGAGCGCTACGACATGGCCGTCATCACGAACGACATCTACACCAAGGAAGACATGGAAATCCTGCTGCGCGCGGACGCCTTGCCGGCCGAGCGCCTGATGGGCGTGGAGACGGGCGGCTGCCCGCACACGGCCATCCGCGAAGACGCCTCGATCAACCTGGAAGCGATCGCGCGCATGCAGGCGGATTTTCCCAACCTCGATTTGATCCTCGTCGAATCGGGCGGAGACAATTTGGCCGCCACTTTCAGCCCGGAATTGTCGGACCTGACGATTTACGTGATCGACGTGGCGGGCGGTGAAAAAATTCCGCGCAAGGGCGGGCCCGGCATCACGCGTTCGGATTTGCTGATCATCAACAAGACGGACCTGGCGCCATACGTGGGCGCCAATCTCGACATCATGGCGCAGGACGCCCAGCGCATGCGCGGCGCGCGTCCCTTCGTATTTACCAACCTGCGCAGCGGCGACGGCGTACAGGTGGTCATCGATTTTATCCGCGAGCAAGGTTTGCTCGATCAACCAGGCAAGGAGCTGCAATGA
- a CDS encoding sensor histidine kinase: MTLHPSKGARLGGVSIVLAVSVALTFVVTALLLVFAVLFYQSEREQRWQQLQRSLSVSADQLAVAIELPLWNLDEKQMQAIMRSMLGKRDLVASSLTPGIGKEALVLRRTADGAIGSFSSLSAEPDWLVQRRPVTMGGQVIGSVAVYATPALLHAQLRQRALGIGAMIVALDVILVASIWLLMWCLMLKPLKAIGQYAAGIQAGQGEAFGTPPKAWFLGELRTLYRSIRDMVALLDSRYRALQRSEERVQMATGAASIGIWDWNVINGALQWDEQMYAQFRADADSGTAPAAIWRAALMPDDVPAAKEALRAALGAGQAFTHEYRILWPDGAIRYIKVDAVIFRDGQGQPMRLVGSNYDITAHREAELELLRHRHHLEELVAERTSALSVAVSQAQAANRAKSTFLANMSHELRTPLNSVIGFSRLMAASPNMHDDEKRNLAIIHRSGNHLLTLINEILELSKGEAGRLQAQTAVVALAPLLQEVMDMLGMRAEQQGLALRLDCAGLPEAVLLDATRLRQVLLNLMSNAVKFAGGGEVTLRVRGERRDGDQWMLSFAVSDTGIGIAPEDQQRIFEPFVQADSAGPKDGTGLGLAISREFVQLMEGELTVESTPGQGAVFSFSIPAQAAEAPLQVPVPQPVSPAPEARPALRAQDLLLLTGEERAALLVALRELNLARVAQLLAALPAVAAPLLAPLQAMLDQHQYRQLCDLLENEGVLAHA; encoded by the coding sequence ATGACGCTTCACCCATCCAAGGGCGCGCGCCTGGGCGGCGTGTCCATCGTGCTGGCCGTCAGCGTGGCGCTGACCTTTGTCGTCACCGCGCTGCTGCTGGTGTTTGCCGTGCTGTTTTACCAGTCCGAACGCGAGCAGCGCTGGCAGCAACTGCAGCGCAGCCTGTCCGTCAGCGCGGACCAGCTGGCCGTGGCCATCGAACTGCCCTTGTGGAATCTCGATGAAAAGCAGATGCAGGCCATCATGCGCAGCATGCTGGGCAAGCGCGACCTGGTGGCCAGCTCGCTGACGCCGGGCATCGGCAAGGAAGCGCTGGTCCTGCGCCGCACCGCGGACGGCGCCATCGGCAGCTTTTCCTCGCTGTCCGCGGAGCCGGACTGGCTGGTGCAGCGGCGCCCCGTGACGATGGGCGGACAAGTCATCGGCAGCGTTGCCGTGTATGCGACGCCTGCTTTGCTGCACGCGCAGCTGCGGCAACGCGCGCTGGGCATCGGCGCCATGATCGTGGCGCTCGACGTGATCCTCGTGGCCAGCATCTGGCTGCTCATGTGGTGCCTGATGCTCAAACCCCTGAAGGCGATCGGCCAGTATGCGGCCGGCATCCAGGCAGGGCAGGGCGAAGCGTTCGGCACGCCGCCGAAAGCGTGGTTCCTGGGCGAGCTGCGTACGCTGTACCGTTCCATCCGCGACATGGTGGCGCTGCTCGACAGCCGCTACCGCGCCTTGCAGCGCAGCGAGGAGCGCGTGCAGATGGCCACGGGCGCGGCCAGCATCGGCATCTGGGACTGGAACGTGATCAACGGCGCCTTGCAGTGGGACGAGCAGATGTACGCGCAGTTCAGGGCCGATGCGGACAGCGGCACGGCGCCGGCGGCGATCTGGCGCGCGGCGTTGATGCCCGACGACGTGCCGGCCGCCAAGGAGGCCCTGCGCGCCGCGCTGGGCGCCGGCCAGGCGTTCACGCACGAATACCGCATCCTGTGGCCCGATGGCGCCATCCGCTACATCAAGGTCGACGCCGTGATCTTCCGTGACGGGCAGGGCCAGCCCATGCGCCTGGTGGGGTCGAACTACGACATCACGGCGCACCGCGAGGCCGAACTCGAACTGCTGCGCCACCGCCATCACCTGGAAGAACTGGTGGCCGAGCGCACGAGCGCCCTGTCGGTGGCCGTCAGCCAGGCGCAGGCGGCGAACCGCGCCAAGAGCACCTTCCTGGCGAACATGAGCCATGAACTGCGCACGCCCTTGAATTCCGTGATCGGCTTTTCGCGCCTGATGGCCGCCTCGCCCAATATGCACGACGATGAAAAGCGCAACCTGGCCATCATCCACCGCTCCGGCAATCATTTGCTTACCCTGATCAATGAAATCCTCGAACTGTCGAAGGGCGAGGCGGGGCGCCTGCAGGCGCAGACGGCCGTGGTGGCGCTGGCGCCCCTGTTGCAGGAAGTGATGGACATGCTGGGCATGCGCGCCGAGCAGCAGGGGCTGGCCCTGCGCCTCGATTGCGCGGGCCTGCCGGAGGCCGTGCTGCTCGACGCGACGCGCTTGCGCCAGGTGCTGCTGAACCTGATGTCGAACGCCGTCAAGTTTGCCGGCGGCGGCGAAGTCACCCTGCGCGTGCGCGGCGAGCGGCGCGATGGCGATCAATGGATGCTGTCGTTCGCCGTCAGCGACACGGGTATCGGCATCGCCCCGGAAGACCAGCAGCGCATTTTCGAGCCCTTCGTGCAGGCCGACAGCGCGGGACCGAAAGATGGCACGGGCCTGGGCCTGGCCATCTCGCGCGAATTCGTGCAGCTGATGGAAGGCGAACTGACGGTGGAATCGACGCCGGGGCAGGGCGCCGTCTTCAGCTTCAGCATTCCCGCGCAGGCGGCCGAGGCGCCGCTGCAGGTGCCCGTGCCGCAGCCCGTGTCGCCGGCGCCCGAGGCGCGGCCGGCACTGCGGGCGCAAGATTTGCTGCTGTTGACCGGGGAAGAGCGCGCCGCCTTGCTGGTGGCGCTGCGCGAATTGAACCTGGCCAGGGTGGCGCAGCTGCTGGCGGCCCTGCCCGCAGTGGCGGCGCCGTTACTGGCGCCGCTGCAAGCCATGCTCGACCAGCATCAGTACCGCCAGCTGTGCGACTTGCTGGAGAATGAAGGCGTGCTGGCGCACGCTTGA
- a CDS encoding urease accessory protein UreF has translation MMASALLHLLQFASPALPIGAYSYSQGLEAALESGLVHDAATARAWIAEHLAQVVARWEAPLCWRLMQAFEAQDLRAVQRWSERFIASRDTAEFRAETIQMGYSLTKLLAELGVADGVLIDMLQGQPEVALPTAYACAVAALAIPREEALLAMLFAWAENQVLVCVKSVPLGQVAGQRLLLSLRPDLEAAALTAQTLQDDEMGNWAPGLSLLSMRHEVQYSRLYRS, from the coding sequence ATGATGGCGTCGGCCCTGCTGCACCTGCTGCAGTTCGCCAGCCCGGCCTTGCCGATCGGCGCCTACAGCTATTCGCAGGGACTGGAAGCGGCGCTGGAATCCGGCCTGGTGCACGATGCGGCCACGGCGCGCGCGTGGATCGCCGAGCATCTGGCGCAGGTGGTGGCGCGCTGGGAAGCGCCCCTGTGCTGGCGCTTGATGCAGGCGTTTGAAGCGCAGGATTTGCGCGCCGTGCAGCGCTGGAGCGAGCGTTTCATCGCGTCGCGCGACACGGCGGAATTTCGCGCCGAAACCATCCAGATGGGCTATTCCTTGACCAAGCTGCTGGCCGAACTGGGCGTGGCCGACGGCGTCCTGATCGACATGCTGCAGGGCCAGCCGGAAGTGGCCTTGCCTACCGCGTATGCCTGCGCCGTGGCGGCATTGGCGATTCCCCGCGAAGAGGCGCTGCTGGCCATGCTGTTCGCGTGGGCCGAAAACCAGGTGCTCGTCTGCGTGAAATCCGTGCCGCTGGGGCAGGTGGCCGGTCAGCGCCTGCTGCTGTCGCTGCGGCCGGACCTGGAAGCAGCGGCGCTGACGGCGCAAACCTTGCAAGACGACGAGATGGGTAACTGGGCGCCAGGGCTGTCGCTGCTGTCGATGCGCCACGAAGTGCAGTACAGCCGCCTGTACCGTTCCTGA
- a CDS encoding urease subunit gamma, translating to MDLTPREKDKLLIFTAALLAERRLARGLKLNYPEAVALISAAIMEGARDGKSVAQLMSDGTKILSRADVMDGIAEMIPDIQVEATFPDGSKLVTVHHPIP from the coding sequence ATGGACCTGACTCCCCGCGAAAAAGACAAGCTGCTCATTTTTACGGCCGCGCTGCTGGCTGAACGGCGCCTGGCGCGCGGCTTGAAATTGAATTATCCGGAAGCGGTGGCCCTGATCAGCGCCGCCATCATGGAAGGCGCGCGCGATGGCAAGTCGGTGGCGCAGCTGATGTCGGACGGTACCAAGATCCTCTCGCGCGCCGACGTCATGGACGGCATCGCCGAGATGATCCCCGACATCCAAGTGGAAGCGACCTTCCCCGATGGCAGCAAGCTGGTGACCGTGCACCACCCGATACCGTAG
- a CDS encoding EAL domain-containing response regulator, whose product MHRDFSEVNSKGEVLIVEDTPASLKLLSDLLGGAGYAVRQAPNGELALWTAQARPPELILLDVRMPGLDGFEVCRRLKEIPSLRQVPVIFLSAQYDTDDKVRGFALGAVDFIAKPFQAEEILARTDAHVRLARAQLQLAQERANLERRVAERTAELEQVASTLAREVQIRRANEELLRLSGQVFEATQDAILITDAAGVIVTANPAFTRITGYAAQEVVGTDIMRLHAEYTGEAVLLALRQGLRSSGCWSGEVQTRRKSGDTYPCLLSVSTVHGPDGAVVNYIGVFLDISERKAEQHLIDFLSYHDALTGLPNRVLLRERFEQARANAVRDSQQVVLMCLDLDRFKNINDSHGQAVGDKALQVVARFLSGCVREGDTVVRQGGDEFQILLQDDALLGRTLGLVQTILAGLREELSVDGERLALTTSIGIAMCPADGDSLDDVLRHADTALVRAKEMGRDHYAFFTERMGSDIRARLAMQQQLRGAICRDEFEVHYQPQMCLRTGALLGAEALLRWDNPVLGKVPPGLFIALAEEYGSITAIGEWVLESVCAQIRAWHDAGLGSIKVAVNLSGKQFAQDRTVPFVEAALRKYGIAPACLGIEITESTVMGDPDKAVAALTRLKDIGVGISLDDFGTGYSSLGYLKRFPIDVLKIDKSFVDDVTTSSSDAAIARSVISLAHNLDMRVIAEGVETREQVDFLTEHGCDEMQGYFFSRPLAAEAFTALLRERRTLAVTVTVA is encoded by the coding sequence ATGCACCGCGATTTTTCGGAAGTGAACTCGAAGGGCGAAGTACTGATCGTTGAAGATACGCCGGCTTCGCTGAAGCTGTTGAGCGATTTGCTGGGCGGCGCCGGCTATGCCGTGCGCCAGGCGCCGAACGGTGAGCTGGCCTTGTGGACGGCCCAGGCGCGCCCGCCCGAGCTGATCCTGCTCGACGTGCGCATGCCCGGCCTCGACGGCTTTGAAGTGTGCCGCCGCCTGAAGGAAATACCGTCCCTGCGCCAGGTGCCGGTGATCTTCCTGTCGGCCCAGTACGATACGGACGACAAGGTGCGCGGCTTTGCGCTGGGCGCCGTCGATTTCATCGCCAAACCTTTTCAGGCCGAGGAAATTCTGGCCCGTACGGACGCCCACGTGCGCCTGGCGCGGGCGCAGCTGCAGCTGGCGCAGGAGCGCGCCAACCTGGAGCGGAGGGTGGCCGAACGCACGGCCGAACTGGAGCAGGTGGCCAGCACACTGGCGCGCGAAGTGCAGATCCGCCGCGCGAATGAAGAATTGCTGCGCCTGTCGGGCCAGGTCTTCGAAGCGACCCAGGACGCCATCCTGATTACCGATGCGGCCGGCGTCATCGTCACGGCCAATCCCGCCTTTACGCGCATCACCGGCTACGCGGCGCAGGAAGTGGTGGGTACGGACATCATGCGCCTGCACGCCGAATACACGGGCGAAGCGGTGCTGCTGGCCCTGCGCCAGGGCTTGCGCAGCAGCGGCTGCTGGTCGGGCGAGGTGCAAACGCGGCGCAAGAGCGGCGACACCTATCCCTGCCTGCTCAGCGTCTCCACCGTGCACGGGCCCGATGGTGCCGTCGTCAACTATATCGGCGTCTTCCTCGACATCAGCGAACGCAAGGCCGAGCAGCATCTGATCGATTTCCTTTCCTACCACGATGCGCTGACCGGTTTGCCGAACCGCGTGCTGCTGCGCGAGCGCTTCGAGCAGGCGCGCGCGAACGCCGTGCGCGACAGCCAGCAGGTGGTGCTGATGTGCCTCGACCTGGACCGTTTCAAGAATATCAACGATTCGCACGGCCAGGCCGTCGGCGACAAGGCGCTGCAAGTGGTGGCGCGTTTCCTGTCCGGCTGCGTGCGCGAAGGCGACACGGTGGTGCGCCAGGGCGGCGACGAATTCCAGATACTGCTGCAGGACGATGCCCTGCTGGGGCGTACCCTGGGGCTGGTGCAAACCATCCTGGCCGGCCTGCGCGAGGAACTCAGCGTCGATGGTGAACGCCTGGCGCTGACGACCAGCATCGGCATCGCCATGTGCCCGGCCGACGGCGACAGCCTCGATGACGTGCTGCGCCACGCCGACACGGCCCTCGTGCGCGCCAAGGAAATGGGGCGCGACCATTACGCCTTCTTCACGGAGCGCATGGGCAGCGATATCCGCGCCCGCCTGGCGATGCAGCAGCAGCTGCGCGGCGCCATCTGCCGCGATGAATTCGAAGTGCACTACCAGCCGCAGATGTGCTTGCGCACGGGCGCCTTGCTGGGCGCGGAAGCCCTGCTGCGCTGGGATAACCCGGTGCTGGGCAAGGTGCCGCCCGGCCTGTTCATCGCGCTGGCAGAGGAATACGGCTCGATCACGGCCATCGGCGAATGGGTGCTCGAAAGCGTGTGTGCGCAAATCCGCGCCTGGCACGACGCGGGCCTGGGCAGCATCAAGGTGGCCGTCAACCTGTCCGGCAAACAGTTCGCACAGGACCGCACGGTGCCGTTCGTCGAGGCGGCCTTGCGCAAATACGGCATCGCGCCCGCCTGCCTCGGCATCGAGATCACGGAAAGCACGGTGATGGGCGACCCTGACAAGGCCGTGGCGGCCCTCACGCGCCTGAAGGATATCGGCGTGGGCATTTCGCTCGACGATTTCGGCACCGGCTATTCCAGCCTCGGCTACCTGAAACGCTTCCCCATCGACGTGCTGAAGATCGACAAATCCTTCGTCGACGACGTCACCACCAGCAGCAGCGACGCGGCCATCGCCCGCTCCGTCATCTCGCTGGCGCACAACCTCGACATGCGCGTCATCGCCGAAGGCGTGGAAACGCGCGAACAGGTCGACTTCCTGACGGAACACGGCTGCGATGAAATGCAGGGCTATTTTTTCAGCCGCCCCTTGGCCGCGGAAGCCTTCACGGCCTTGCTGCGCGAACGGCGCACCCTGGCCGTGACAGTGACAGTGGCCTGA
- the ureC gene encoding urease subunit alpha, translated as MASIPRSAYAEMFGPTKGDRIRLADTELFIEIEHDYAIYGEEVKFGGGKVIRDGMGQSQRCAAEVMDTVITNAVILDHWGIVKADIGLKNGLIFGIGKAGNPDIQPGVTLPIGGATEIIAGEGMIVTAGGVDTHIHFICPQQIEEALMSGVTTMLGGGTGPAVGTAATTCTPGPWHLHAMLAAADAFPMNLGFMGKGNVSLPLPLEEQVRAGAIGLKLHEDWGSTPAAIDNCLSVADRMDIQVALHSDTLNEGGFLEHTLAAFKDRTIHTFHTEGAGGGHAPDIIAAVGQANVLPSSTNPTRPFTVNTLDEHLDMLMVCHHLDPAIAEDVAFAESRIRRETIAAEDILHDIGAISMMSSDSQAMGRVGEVIMRTWQTAHKMKVQRGALAPDTARSDNFRAKRYIAKYTINPAITHGIAHVVGSIEAGKIADIVLWKPAFFGVKPSMILKGGMIAAAQMGDPNASIPTPQPVHYRMMFGAFGGGLKKSFTFVSQAAYDLDIGHQLKLNKSVIAVKNMRGLRKHDMIHNSATPHMEVDPETYAVRADGQLLVCEAAAVLPMAQRYFLF; from the coding sequence ATGGCCAGCATTCCCCGTAGCGCGTATGCCGAAATGTTCGGCCCCACCAAGGGCGACCGTATCCGCCTGGCCGACACGGAACTGTTCATCGAGATCGAGCATGACTATGCGATCTACGGCGAAGAGGTGAAATTCGGCGGCGGCAAGGTGATCCGCGACGGCATGGGCCAGTCGCAGCGCTGCGCGGCCGAGGTGATGGATACCGTCATCACGAATGCCGTCATCCTCGACCACTGGGGCATCGTCAAAGCCGACATCGGCTTGAAAAACGGCCTGATTTTCGGCATCGGCAAGGCGGGCAACCCGGACATCCAGCCCGGCGTGACCTTGCCCATTGGCGGCGCCACGGAAATCATCGCCGGCGAAGGCATGATCGTCACGGCCGGCGGCGTCGACACGCATATCCATTTCATCTGCCCGCAGCAGATCGAGGAAGCGCTGATGAGCGGCGTGACCACCATGCTGGGCGGCGGCACGGGACCGGCCGTGGGCACGGCCGCCACCACCTGCACGCCAGGACCGTGGCATTTGCACGCGATGCTGGCGGCCGCCGACGCCTTCCCGATGAATTTGGGCTTCATGGGCAAAGGCAACGTCAGCTTGCCGCTGCCGCTGGAAGAACAGGTGCGCGCGGGCGCCATCGGCCTGAAACTGCACGAAGACTGGGGCAGCACGCCGGCCGCCATCGACAATTGCCTGTCCGTCGCGGATCGCATGGATATCCAGGTGGCGCTGCACAGCGATACCCTCAACGAGGGCGGTTTTCTCGAGCACACGCTGGCTGCCTTCAAGGACCGCACCATCCACACGTTTCACACGGAAGGGGCGGGCGGCGGCCATGCGCCCGACATCATCGCCGCTGTAGGGCAAGCCAACGTCCTGCCCTCGTCGACCAACCCGACGCGCCCATTCACCGTCAACACGCTCGACGAGCATCTGGACATGCTGATGGTGTGCCACCACCTGGATCCGGCCATTGCCGAAGACGTGGCCTTTGCCGAGTCGCGCATCCGCCGCGAAACCATCGCCGCGGAAGACATCCTGCACGACATCGGCGCCATCTCGATGATGTCGTCGGACTCGCAAGCGATGGGGAGAGTGGGCGAGGTGATCATGCGCACCTGGCAGACGGCGCACAAGATGAAGGTGCAGCGGGGCGCGCTGGCGCCCGATACGGCGCGCAGCGACAATTTCCGCGCCAAGCGCTACATCGCCAAGTACACGATCAATCCGGCCATCACGCACGGGATTGCGCATGTGGTGGGCTCGATCGAGGCGGGCAAGATCGCCGACATCGTGCTGTGGAAGCCGGCGTTTTTCGGCGTCAAGCCGTCGATGATACTGAAGGGCGGCATGATCGCGGCCGCGCAGATGGGCGACCCGAACGCGTCGATCCCCACGCCGCAGCCCGTGCACTACCGCATGATGTTCGGCGCCTTCGGCGGCGGCCTGAAAAAGTCGTTTACGTTTGTCTCGCAGGCGGCCTACGACCTCGATATCGGGCATCAGCTGAAACTGAACAAATCCGTCATCGCCGTGAAGAACATGCGCGGCTTGCGCAAGCACGACATGATCCACAACAGCGCCACGCCGCACATGGAAGTGGACCCGGAAACCTATGCCGTGCGCGCCGACGGCCAGCTGCTCGTGTGCGAAGCGGCTGCCGTGCTGCCGATGGCGCAGCGCTATTTTCTATTTTAA
- the ureE gene encoding urease accessory protein UreE, with product MLTLHTKLGPEDQRAPFAQLVLPYDQREKCRLRAVLSNGDDVAVFTVRGTVLRDGERMTGPEGQVVRIVAAREPTYLVQCADAHTLLRCAFHLGNRHTQAQVGDGFLRIRKDVVLKEMLEGLQAMVTEESAPFEPEAGAYGGGHGHHDGHGQHLLAPVPLRQKIHRPGDVPGAA from the coding sequence ATGCTGACTTTGCATACCAAGTTGGGACCAGAAGACCAGCGCGCACCGTTTGCGCAATTGGTTCTACCCTACGATCAGCGCGAAAAATGCCGGCTGCGCGCCGTGCTGTCGAATGGCGACGACGTGGCCGTGTTCACCGTGCGCGGCACGGTGCTGCGCGACGGCGAGCGCATGACGGGGCCGGAAGGGCAGGTGGTGCGGATCGTCGCCGCGCGCGAACCGACCTATCTGGTGCAGTGCGCCGATGCGCATACCCTGCTGCGCTGCGCTTTCCACCTGGGGAACCGCCACACGCAGGCGCAGGTGGGCGACGGCTTTTTGCGCATCCGCAAGGACGTCGTGCTGAAGGAAATGCTCGAAGGCTTGCAGGCGATGGTGACGGAAGAAAGCGCGCCGTTCGAGCCCGAGGCGGGTGCGTACGGCGGCGGCCATGGCCACCACGATGGCCACGGCCAGCACTTGCTGGCGCCCGTGCCGCTGCGGCAGAAAATCCACCGTCCCGGCGATGTGCCAGGCGCTGCATGA
- a CDS encoding urease accessory protein UreD, whose amino-acid sequence MPDSTRPVTPLPASAHSAWQAQLRLGFALHDGVSRLVERTHSGPLRVQKPLYPEGGAVCHAIIIHPPGGVVGGDQLAVDATVGEGAHALLTSPGAAKWYRANGHISRQHIVLRAGSGAAIEWLPQESIFFDQACVRLRHEVELAPDARYIGCDIVCLGRSASGEVFNTGSISQQVQIRRGGKLLWWEQGVLAAGGALMASPLGLAGHTVCATLIAVGAPVPAAVLAAVRGIAVPAGAAFGATHMKSLVVVRLLCGDSEAARRVMLAAWQLLRPAMLGRDAVVPRIWNT is encoded by the coding sequence ATGCCAGACAGCACCCGACCAGTCACGCCTTTACCAGCCAGCGCGCACAGCGCCTGGCAGGCGCAGCTGCGCCTGGGCTTTGCCTTGCACGATGGCGTCAGCCGCCTCGTCGAGCGCACGCATAGCGGCCCCCTGCGCGTGCAAAAGCCCCTGTACCCGGAAGGCGGCGCCGTCTGCCACGCCATCATCATCCATCCGCCCGGTGGCGTCGTGGGCGGCGACCAGCTGGCAGTCGACGCCACGGTGGGCGAGGGCGCGCACGCCTTGCTCACGTCGCCGGGCGCGGCCAAATGGTACCGCGCCAATGGCCATATCTCGCGCCAGCACATCGTGCTGCGCGCCGGTAGCGGCGCGGCCATCGAGTGGCTGCCACAGGAAAGCATTTTCTTCGACCAGGCCTGCGTGCGCCTGCGCCACGAAGTGGAACTGGCGCCGGACGCCCGCTATATCGGCTGCGACATCGTCTGCCTGGGCCGCAGCGCCTCGGGCGAAGTTTTCAATACGGGCAGCATCAGCCAGCAGGTGCAGATCCGCCGTGGCGGCAAGCTGCTGTGGTGGGAACAGGGCGTGCTGGCCGCCGGCGGCGCGCTGATGGCCAGCCCACTGGGATTGGCGGGGCACACCGTGTGCGCCACCCTGATCGCCGTCGGCGCCCCCGTTCCTGCCGCCGTGCTGGCGGCCGTGCGCGGGATCGCCGTGCCGGCCGGCGCCGCGTTTGGCGCCACGCACATGAAATCGCTGGTGGTGGTGCGCCTGTTGTGCGGCGACAGCGAGGCGGCGCGCCGCGTCATGCTGGCCGCCTGGCAGCTGCTGCGCCCCGCCATGCTGGGACGCGATGCCGTCGTGCCTCGCATCTGGAACACTTAA
- a CDS encoding HupE/UreJ family protein, with protein sequence MSATLMKKTAAVAALCLLAVPAMAHPGHGESVGFLAGFAHPFTGIDHLLAMLGVGIWGGQQRRGLAQPATFLGMMLLGALAGMAGLSIPGLETGIAATVALVGLAIALALALPNWLGMGLVGLFALAHGNAHGQELPAASAACGFMLASAILLGAGRFTGQVLAERMLRVAGVALTAAGVVLMGVA encoded by the coding sequence ATGAGCGCAACACTGATGAAGAAAACGGCCGCCGTGGCTGCCCTGTGCCTGCTGGCCGTGCCCGCCATGGCGCATCCCGGCCATGGCGAGAGCGTGGGATTCCTGGCCGGGTTCGCCCATCCGTTCACGGGCATCGACCATTTGCTGGCCATGCTGGGCGTGGGCATCTGGGGCGGCCAGCAGCGCCGCGGCCTGGCGCAGCCCGCCACGTTCCTCGGCATGATGCTGCTTGGCGCGCTGGCCGGCATGGCGGGCTTGAGCATTCCCGGGCTGGAAACGGGCATCGCAGCCACGGTGGCGCTGGTAGGCCTGGCCATCGCGCTGGCGCTGGCCTTGCCGAACTGGCTGGGCATGGGACTGGTGGGCCTGTTTGCGCTGGCGCATGGCAATGCGCATGGACAGGAATTGCCGGCCGCCTCGGCCGCGTGCGGCTTCATGCTGGCCTCGGCCATTTTGCTTGGGGCGGGGCGTTTCACCGGCCAGGTGCTGGCCGAGCGCATGCTGCGGGTGGCCGGCGTGGCCTTGACGGCCGCCGGCGTGGTGCTGATGGGAGTTGCTTAG